The nucleotide sequence CCAGCTAAAATATTTAATAAAGTTGTTTTTCCAGCTCCAGAAGGACCTACCAAAGAAATAATTTTATTTTTTGGAATATTAAGTTGTGGGATATTTAATATTTCTTTTTCATTTTTTTTAAAAACTAAATTCTTTATGACCGCTATATCTATCATAAAAGAAATTGTATTACAAAAATTCAAAATGATAATTATAATACACTGAGTTTTGTTCTATTTGTGCTTTTATAAAAAATAGCAAAATTGCTATTTGAAAATCTCATCAGAACCATTAGAAATTAAGATACCTTTGTTTATAAATGGTTTAGGGTTTTCTCCAAAAAGACTTTCTACTAAATTGGGATAATCGATAAACGGATTTCTAAATTTATAAACTTTATAAATTTCATTATTTCTATTAATATCAAAAGCATCTACAGGATCAATTTTGTTTCACTTTATATATGTATTTAAAAAATCAGTTTTATAGTAGGGAAACTCAGGAATAAATGAATTGTTATTTGGGTCATTATAAATTGATTTTTCATAGTACATAGTAACAAAATACATTAAACTTCTTGCAACATCACCCTTAAAAGCATCAACTATTTCAAAGACATTTTGTCCACTTATGTTCAACCCTAATTTTGAACCATTTCTACTATTATAAGTTGGATTAACTACTTCACCAATTGGATAGTTTGCACGCTTTTTGTTTATAAATGTATCAAGTGGTCAAGTAGTGAAAGGATCAGGTTGCATTGGATCTAAACTAGAATATCATTTTTCTGGCACTAAGTGACCTCTTATTAATTCTTGAGATTCTGCATTTGCTGATGTATTTTCATTAAATTGTGTTTTTGAAACAAAGCTAAGATCATTTGATTGAGTGGTGAAAATATCTAAAATGCCACCATCTTTTTTATAGTAGTAATCTTTATAAGCTTTTGAAGTGTTATAAAAATTTTTAAGGCTTTCGTATATTTGTGAACCATGTAGAATACTTGCTCTAATTCCGTGATGATGTGTTTCTAATGCTCTTCATAAGTCTCTACCGGTCTTTCCTTCTGCATTATTATAATAATCTGATTTTTGATAAATTCAGTTGCGGTTATTGTTTTTAGAAGTTTCTAGGTTCATAGAACTTGTTGATTCAACCGGATTTTGTGTGTTTGTATTATCCTTTTTTAGTTCGGTGTCCTTATTGGTGGGGTTTGTGATTTGTTCTTTTGGTTTATTGTTTTTTATATTTTTTTGTGTTTGTTGGTTGCAACTTATAGCAATCGAAAAAGGGATAACAGAAGCGAATATTGCTAGTTTTTTTATTAATTTCATTTTTCTCCTTGTTTTATTTAGTTTTTGTAAATACAAAGTTAAAAAATTTTATTTCTATATTACATATATAAAAGATTTTTATTTGTTATTCTGTATTATATTTAATTATTTATTTTAAATAAAGCTATGTTCGTAACTATTTTTTATCTATAATATTGATGATTTCTTGATAAGCTTGCTGACCAGTAATGATTTTTGGATTATTTTTTAAAGTGGATTCTAAAAGTAATTGTCTCACTTTCTCTATTATTGCAGAGGTTTTTTCATTGATAGGTAGTCATAAAATATCTTCTGTTGTTGATTTTTCAAATTCTTTTAAGCCTTTAAAAGTTGTGTTTGCTGCATAT is from Mycoplasmopsis mustelae and encodes:
- a CDS encoding endonuclease — its product is MKLIKKLAIFASVIPFSIAISCNQQTQKNIKNNKPKEQITNPTNKDTELKKDNTNTQNPVESTSSMNLETSKNNNRNWIYQKSDYYNNAEGKTGRDLWRALETHHHGIRASILHGSQIYESLKNFYNTSKAYKDYYYKKDGGILDIFTTQSNDLSFVSKTQFNENTSANAESQELIRGHLVPEKWYSSLDPMQPDPFTTWPLDTFINKKRANYPIGEVVNPTYNSRNGSKLGLNISGQNVFEIVDAFKGDVARSLMYFVTMYYEKSIYNDPNNNSFIPEFPYYKTDFLNTYIKWNKIDPVDAFDINRNNEIYKVYKFRNPFIDYPNLVESLFGENPKPFINKGILISNGSDEIFK